In Pseudomonas lutea, the genomic stretch CCACGGGGCCATGTTTTCTGCCATGAAAGGGCCGAACACGAACAGGCCCCACATGCCGTAGATGATCGAAGGAATACCCGCCAGCAGTTCCACGGCCGAGGCAATGGGCATGCGCAACCAGGGCGGCGCGACTTCAGTCAGAAAAATAGCGATGCCGAAACTCACCGGAACGGCGATCAGCAGCGCGAGAAAGGAGGTGACCAGGGTGCCGTAGATCGGCACCAGTGCGCCGAATTTGCCGTTGACCACGTCCCATTCGGTACTGGTCAGAAACTCGAAGCCAAAGGTCTTGAACGCCAGGGCACCGCCCCAAAGCGTCGAGCCGGCGATGCTCGCCAGCAACAGCAGCACCAACAGAGCCGCTCCCAGCATCGTGCGCCGAAACCAGGCGTCGTGTCGGTGATCGCGGGCCGCGCGTTTATCGCTCTCGGATGCAGCATCCGGAATCACAGCGGACATGTATTGGGTGTTTTCAGTCATGGTGGGTCCACTCGCAAGGAAACCCTGTCACCGAGCGCTCGGTGACAGGGGTTAGCCGGATAACGTCGAGTTACTTGGTGAACTCGGTTTTCCAGTAGTCTTCGATCTTGCTGACCAGCGATGCAGGCAGGGGTACGTATTCCAGCTTCTCAGCCGAGCTCTGGCCTTTTTCCAGGGACCATTTGAAGAAGTCGAAAGCCGCCTTGCTCTTCTCGGCGTTTTTCGGCTGCTTGTACATGATGATCCAGGTGGTTGCGGTGATCGGCCAGGCCGTCTTGCCCGGGGCGTTGGTCATGATCAGATTGAAGTCTTTGGCGTTTGCCCAATCAGCGGTATCAGCAGCGGCGGCGAAAGCTTTGGCGTCAGGCTTGATGAACTCGCCAGCGGCGTTCTGCAGTTGGGTGTAAGCGATTTCGCTCTTGGTGGCGTAGGAGTACTCAACGTAACCAATCGAGCCTTTGATCTGCTTGACGTAAGCAGCGACACCTTCGTTACCCTTGCCGCCCACGCCCACTGGCCACTGAACAGCGGAGCCGGTACCTGGGCCTGCTTTCCACGCGTCGCTGACTTTGCTCAGGTAGCTGGTGAAGTTGAAGGAGGTGCCCGAACCGTCCGAACGGTGAACCACGGTGATGTTGGTGTCAGGCAGCTTCAGGCCATCGTTCAGTTTTACGATCGCCGGGTCGTTCCACTTGGTGATCTTGCCCTGGAAAATATCGGCAACTACCTGGCCACTCAACTTAAGGTCGTTGGCCTTGACGCCTTCCAGGTTGACCACCGGGACGATACCGCCGATGACGCTTGGGAACTGACCCAGGCCGCCGGCCTTGAGGTCTTCTGCGGACATCGGGGCGTCGGAGGCGCCGAAATCCACGGTTGCTGCCTTAATCTGAGCAATACCGCCGCCCGAGCCGATGGACTGGTAGTTGACGCGATTGTCAGCAGTTTTGCTGTAGTCCTGCGACCACTGAGAGATAACCGGGAACACGAAACTCGAACCAGCGCCAGTGACGTCAACGGCGTGTGCCATACCCGACAGGCACATCGAAGCCAGCAGTAGTGACAGGCGTTTTTTAGTCAGCAGAATCACGGCAATACCTCAACAAGAGAATTTTGTATGTGTGGTCACAGTTGAAGACCCGAGGCAGATTTAAAACTGGAAACATTTCTGTTTGATGACAGTCTTTAGACAGAGGGCAAATACGGCACCGTCTGTCAGACTTTTCCTACAGCCGTAAAATACGAAACACCCGTATCCATTGGACGAAGAGGCAGTTGTCTAGCTCGCGAGAATTAATATCAATGCGCCACAATCCAGGCCGACGGATCGCACTTTGTGGCAATTCGGGCGAGCGATAGGTGGCCGATTGTGGTTCGAAAAGGCGCAACAGTGCGGTGCAAACGCGCACTCGGACAGGCTGGCTTGCCCTACCCCGAGCATCCGAGCACAAGCAAGGCGATGAGATATGTTTCGGGACGTTGCGATGTGAGGGCAACACCGCAACTGATGACGTCTAGACCGTCGCTGCGAGGCTCCCGATCTCGGCCATCAGCGCGTTGATCTGATCGCCGCCGGCGATGGACCCGGTGTAATAAACGGACACCAGAACAGGCGCCCGGTCGCCAGGCCAGAGAATAGCAACATCGTTGCTGGCGTTATTGGCGCCCGAACCGGTCTTGTCACCCACCCGCCAACCGCGGGGCAGACCCGCCCGCAGTTTTTTGTCTCCGGTCTGATTATTGACCAGCCACGCCGTCAGCTGATCGCGTGAAGGCAGCGAGAGCACGTCGCCCAGGATCAAGGTGTTCAGCGTCTGCACCAGGGCCATGGGTGTGGTGGTGTCGCGCTCGTCTCCGGGCCGGTTTTCATTAAGCTCCGGTTCGCGACGGTCCAGGCGGGTCTGGGTGTCGCCGATGGAGCGCAGCCATTGGGTCAGCGCCTGCGGCCCGCCAATGCTGTCCAGCAGCAGATTGGCTGCCGTGTTGTCGCTCAGTGTCAAGGCAGCCTCGCACAGTGAGCCGACGCTCAGACCCTGCCCGCCTGCGTGGGATTCGGTGGTCGGCGAGTACGGCACCAGTTGCTCACGGCCATAAACGATGCGCCGGGAAAGTGCTTCCTGCTGTTGATCAACCCGGGCGAGAACACAGGCTGCAGCCAGGCATTTGAACGTGCTGCACAGGGCAAAGCGTTCATTGCCGCGGTGGTCGATCAACCGCTGGCTTGCGGTATTCAGAATAGCGACGCCGAGCCGCCCGCCGTGACGACGCTCCAGCTCAACCAGGCGTTGCGCGATGGTCTGATCCGAGGCGGGCTCGAAAAGGGGCCCGGCGGCGAGTGAGGACAGACTCAAAAAAGCGGGAACTGCGAATAACGAGGCGCCGATAAGGGTTCTGCGGGTGATCAAGATGGACGTCCTTGTGAATGACAACGGGCGCTGAGTGGACCATTGCGCTGCCCGCACAGGGAGCGACTTGGTGGGCCACCGCGAGCGTACTGTAAACGGGGCACCCGTTATCTGACCAGACGCTGCGACATCCGTACGTCGTCGGACCGAAAGGCGACTGCGCACAGCCCTACCGATGAACCGATGGCGTCGATCAGTGCGGCCGATTAAAACCCGACACTGAGCGAATCCACAGAAACCATCGATTGCTCGCCCGGTTAGGGTTGACCGCGTGATCGCCTGTGCGCTCGCCCGGCCATTCACCCGTTAGATCGCCAGCCAGTTCGCCGGCCAGGGAACCCAGCGACTGTGGCAGCAACCAGGAACTCTCCCGCTCGGTTGCCGGATAGTGAATCGGATGGTCATCTTGCTCCAACGCTGGCCAATGGCTCATTGCAGTCTCTCCCGCACTCGCATGGATGGTTAAAGATCAAGCACCAACGGCCCTGAGGCCGGGACTGCGCAGCAGATCAATACGTGGCCCGGCGCCGGCCTGTCAGCGGGCGGTACCGGGTAATGCACCTGGCCACTGATGAGCCGTGTCTTGCAGGTGCCGCATGAACCGCCGCGGCAGCTGAATTCCGGGCTCAGACCGCGGCGCTCGGCCAACTCCAGCAAGCTGCCTGCGCCGGGCTGCCAGCGCGCCTCTTTGGCGGAACGCTCGAACAGCACCGGCACGGCTTCGGTGGCGGCAGGCGGCTGCTCGAAAGCCACCGCATGCGAGTCGCCGCTGCGCCTGAGGCTGGACGGCCCGAAGGTTTCGGCATGGATCCGCTCATCGCGGATATGCATGCCGCGCAGGCCGTCGTAGATTTCCTGGGTGAACGCGGCGGGCCCGCACACATAAAAATCAAAATCGTTGAACGGCAGCAGCGTCTTGAGCAGGTCCAGATCGATCCGCCCGGCCAGGTGGTAATCCTCACCCCGGCGCGCGGTGGTTTCCGGCTGGCTCAGCACACGGATCGCGGTCAGTTGATCGCCGGCCCTGGCAATGAGTGTGTCCACTTCTTCGCGAAACGCCAGGTCGGCCAGACGACGGGCGCTCTGGATGAACCAGGTTGCCCGCCCTCCCCGCACCCGTTTGCCCTCGTAAATGACTTCGCGCAGCATCGAGAGCATGGGCGTGACGCCGATACCGGCACCCAGCAACACCAGAGGGCGGCGCTCCTGCGGGTCGACCACGAAACCACCCTGCGGCGCCCGCGCTTCCAGCACGTCGCCGGCCTTGATCTGATCGTGCAGATAGGCAGAGGCCAGGCCGTCGCGTTTGACACTGATGCGCAAGAAGTCATCGGACGGAGCGCTGGACAGGCTGTAGGTGCGGATCACCGGCGGCGTACGGCCCTCCGGCGAGAGACGCAGGGGTAAATGCTGTCCGGCCTTGAACGCAGGCAAGCCAATGCCATCTGCGGATTCAAAATAGAACGAACGAATGCCGTCACTTTCGTCCTCGATGCGCGTCACCCGAAAAGCCCGCCACTGATCACGCAGGGTTTCGGCCTGCAAGCGCGCAGCAGTCTGCTGCCAGTCACCAGTCATCAGGCTGTTCGGCGACCAGCCTTTGAATACCCAGCGCGAGCGCAAGGCTGCCGGCCGCCGCACGACCTGCTCGACGCGCACTTGCCAAAGCCGTTCTGCGCCCTGGAAGGCGGCGATCTCTGGCCCGTCGAGAATCAGCGTGACCGTGCCGGCCAATTGCAGCAAATCGCCCGTCTGAAAATCGATGAACAGCAATCCCGCCCGGGGGTTGAGCTGGAAATTGCCCAGCGTATTGAAGTGCAGGTTCCCGGCAAAATCCGGAATGGTCAGCACCTCGCCGTCGACCCGCACGAAACCGGCCTGGCCACCACGGTGGGAAACGTCGACCGAGCGATGGAACGGCTCGCCGTCCAGGTCTACGTAGCTGGCGACGAAAAAGGTGTCAGCGTTCTGAATGACGGCCGTGGCCGATGCGTCCAGCGTGCTCGACCGTTCTGCTGCAGGCATTGACGTTACACCCGTCGATGCTGCAGGGGACGGGGCGACGTCGAGCACTTCACGCTCCTGAATATACTGAGGGCAATTGCCGAATGCGTGCTCCACGGCAATTGCAAAGCCGTCCTTCGTCACTTCGCTGATGTGACCGTTGATGCGGTTGCGACGACGGGTGTGCAGGTCAATGCCGAGCATGCCCAGTGCCGCGCCCGGCACGAACTGCGCGCTGGCCGGGTCCTCGGCATCGGGGCGCCGATGAATGTCCAGACGACGCGCATCCGGGGATTGAATGAAGCCTGACGGGCCGTCCAGCACGCTCGCCCACGGCCAGCCCTCGCCGTCCACCGCCCCGACAATCAAATAAGGCAGGTGCTGGTAAAAGTCCCGATGCTGGTCGGGCATATAGTCACGAATGACGCGCTTGCCCATCGCCTCCATGCGTTCTGCAACCCCGACCCTGGCTTGCAGGGCGCGCTCGCCGGAATGCCAGGGCGAGGCCGTTTCAGTGCGAATCTGGTTCATGGGGCGAACTCCTCGGCGTCATCAGTGGCTACTTGACCAAACCTGCCGCCGTACGCGGCATGGGCACGAACCCTGGGAGGTTTTCGATGCGTGACAGCCAGGCCTGCACGTTCACGTACTCATCCAGCGACACGTTGCCTTCCGGGGCATGGGCGATGTAGCTGTAGGCCGCGACATCGGCGATGGTGGCGTGGTCAGCGGCGAGAAATTCACGGCCATTCAGGTGTTGGTCAATGACCTGCAAGGCTTCATGGGCACGCTGAATCGTGTCCTGAGGATCGAAGCCGGCGTCGAACACCGTGATCAGACGCGCCCGTGCCGGCCCCAGGTAAATGGCACCGGATGCGGCGGACAACCAGCGCTGGACCTGCGCCGCGCCCTCCGGGTCATTGGGTAGCCAGCGGCCGGAGGCGTCGTACTTCTTCGCCAGGTACACCAGGATGGCCGTCGAGTCAGCAACGATGACCCCGTTGTCGTCAATCACCGGTACTTGACCGAACGCGTTGACGGCCAGGAAGCCCGGGGTTTTCTGCTCGCCTTTGGCCAGGTCGACGAATTGAATCTGCGGCTCAAGGCCCAGCAGTGACAACATCAGTTCGGCGCGGTGGGAGTGGCCGGACAGCGGGAAGTGATAGAGCTTGATGGCGGTCATGAAGCGTGTCTCCTGGGCGAATGAGTCGGGTCAGCGCGGGGGTTATGCGGTTTCGGTAGACCGTGCTGGTGGAGGCGAGTGTGCGACTTGCTGCCGGGCCGGGGAATGACCAGAAAAAGCAATCCACTGTTTCAGGGAATGAAATGCTGAACGGTGAAACATCGGCCTGCGGCGCCGGGACAGCCCTTCCGAAGGGCCACTTCCAAACGGCCTGCAACATTCAGAAATATCTGCTTGACGAAGGGCCCGGGGATAAGCGTTCATGTTTAAAGTACAGCCATCATTCAAACGCCCCGCTCCTTTGGTGAACTCTCATGGTTTCGACTGCTCTGGCGGCATCCCTGTCGCGTCGCCGTATTCATTACAGCTGGGTGATTCTGGCGGTGACTTTCCTGACCATGCTGGTAATGGCCGGCGCCGTGGGCGCGCCCGGGGTGTTCATCCGTCCGTTGCAAGCGGAATTCGGCTGGGACACCGCGGAGATTTCTTCGGCCCTGGCGATCCGCTTTGCGCTGTTTGGCCTGGTCGGCCCATTCGCCGCCGCGTTCATGAATCACTTCGGTGTGCGCAAGGTGGTGCTCACGGCATTGACGCTGGTGGCGAGCGGCATGCTGCTGTCGCTGTTCATGACCCGCTTCTGGCAATTGGTCGTGCTGTGGGGCGTGGTTGTGGGCTTCGGCACCGGGCTGACGGCCATGGTGCTCGGCGCCACCGTGGCTACGCGCTGGTTTTCCAGCCATCGCGGTTTGGCAATGGGCTTGCTGTCCGCCAGTTCCGCGACCGGCCAGCTGGTGTTCATGCCGCTGCTGGCGAACCTCACCGAGCAGTTTGGCTGGCGCACGGCGCTGACGTGTATTTGCGCCGCCATCGTGATCGCCGGTTTCGCCGTACTGGCGCTGATGCGCAACCGTCCCGCCGACCTGCAGCTGCCGCTGTATGGCGATGACGACATCCAGCCCGTCCCCGAGAGCACCCAGACCTTCGCCCAGCTTTTGATGACGCCGCTTAAGGTGCTGCGCGAGGTCTCCGGGACGTGGACGTTCTGGGTTTTGTTCATGACCTTTTTCATCTGCGGGGCCAGCACCAATGGCCTGATACAGACGCACTTCATCAGCCTGTGCGGCGACTACGGGCTGGCCGCAACCACGGCGGCGGGCATGCTGGCGGTGATGGGGATTTTCGATTTCTTCGGCACTATCGGTTCCGGCTGGCTGTCGGACCGCTTCGATAACCGCTGGCTGCTGTTCTGGTACTACGGCTTTCGCGGCGTGTCGCTGGTGCTGTTGCCGTTTCTGGACTTCACCGTGTTCGGGCTGTCAGTGTTCGCGCTGCTCTATGGGCTGGACTGGATCGCCACGGTGCCGCCGACGGTGAAGCTGACCGCCCAGCGATTCGGCGTCGAGCGTGCCAACATCGTGTTTGGCTGGGTCTTCGCCGGTCATCAATTAGGGGCCGCCTTCGCGGCATTCGGGGCGGGATGGACACGCACGCACTTCGCCACGTATCTGCCGGCGTTCTTCATTTCCGGCCTGCTGTGCGCAATTGTGGCATTGATTGCGCTGTCCATCGTGCCGGCAGTGAAAGCGGCCAGGGTGGCCGCCCACTGATACGTGCAGATGCTTAAAACCACTGACGCGCGGTGAGCCACATGCCATACCCCAGCGCCATCAGCACCCAGGCCGGCAGCAGGTGAAACACCACCCGCCAGGCCATGGCACGCGGCTCGAAACCGACGCCGTGGACGAACCCTCCGGCCACGCCCCACATGACCAGCATCAGCACACTGTGGGAGTAGTGGCCATTGGCGTCGAGCATTGAGGCCGGATGGATCAGCAGAACCAGGCTCAGCGGTACCGCCATCAGCAGGGACACTGCCCGGCCGATGCTGTACCGGACCGGTTCACTGCCCGCCTCAGCGGTCACGGCCACGCTCCAGCGCGGCGGCGTCCGAGGCTTCCAGCCACAGGGCGTTGATGATGCCGAAGCTGCAGGCCAGCAGCACGCCGAGAATCCAGGCGAAATACCACATGATTGTCTCTCCTTTGCGACGCGGCTCAGTACAGGCCGTGCGGGTTGTGGTCGATGTGCGCGGTGGTGACCTTGCCCCACATCTTGGCGTAGCACCAAAGCGTGTAGCAGAGGATCAACGGCACGAAAATGGTCGCTGCGATCAACATGATGATCAGGGTTTTGTGGCTGGAGACGGCGTCCCACACGGTCAGGCTGGAGGCCGGGTCCAGACTCGATGGCATCACAAAGGGAAACAACGCGAAGCCTGCCGTACACAGCGCACCGACGATTGCCAGGCTGCTGCCCAGAAACGCCGTCCTGCCCTGCCCCGCGCTGGCACCCAGTAACGCCAGCAGGCCGCCGAAGATCCCCAGCAATGGCGCGGCCACCGTCAGCGGGTGTTGCTGGTAATTGCCCAGCCAGCCGTGGTTGCTCGCCGTCACGGTTTTCGACAACGGATTGAGTGCCGCGCCCGCATCGAACGCCGAGGTGATCGCCAGGCCCTGAATGCCGCCGACCAGCAGCCACACGCCCGCACAGATGAACGCCAGTACAAATACCAACGACAACACCTGCGCCGCACGCCGTGAACGCTGGGCAATCGCGCCTTCGGTGCGCATCATCAACCAGGTGCCACCGTGCAGCCCCAGCATGCTCAGGCTGACCACACCGGCGAGCAGGCCGAAGGGGCTCAACAGTTGCCAGAAGTTGCCCTGATAGCTTGAGCGCAGGGTGTCGTCGAACTGGAACGGCACGCCCAGCAGCAGGTTGCCGAAGGCCACCCCGAAGACCAGCGAAGGCACCAGACCGCCGATGAACAGGCCCCAGTCCCAGCTCTGCCGCCAACGGGTGTTTTCCAGCTTGCTGCGGTAGTCAAAACCCACCGGTCGCACGAACAACGCGAACAGCACCAGCAGCAGCGCCCAGTACAGTCCCGAGAACGCCGCGGCGTAGACCAGCGGCCATGCCGCGAACAGCGCGCCGCCCGCAGT encodes the following:
- the pstS gene encoding phosphate ABC transporter substrate-binding protein PstS gives rise to the protein MILLTKKRLSLLLASMCLSGMAHAVDVTGAGSSFVFPVISQWSQDYSKTADNRVNYQSIGSGGGIAQIKAATVDFGASDAPMSAEDLKAGGLGQFPSVIGGIVPVVNLEGVKANDLKLSGQVVADIFQGKITKWNDPAIVKLNDGLKLPDTNITVVHRSDGSGTSFNFTSYLSKVSDAWKAGPGTGSAVQWPVGVGGKGNEGVAAYVKQIKGSIGYVEYSYATKSEIAYTQLQNAAGEFIKPDAKAFAAAADTADWANAKDFNLIMTNAPGKTAWPITATTWIIMYKQPKNAEKSKAAFDFFKWSLEKGQSSAEKLEYVPLPASLVSKIEDYWKTEFTK
- the bla gene encoding class A beta-lactamase codes for the protein MITRRTLIGASLFAVPAFLSLSSLAAGPLFEPASDQTIAQRLVELERRHGGRLGVAILNTASQRLIDHRGNERFALCSTFKCLAAACVLARVDQQQEALSRRIVYGREQLVPYSPTTESHAGGQGLSVGSLCEAALTLSDNTAANLLLDSIGGPQALTQWLRSIGDTQTRLDRREPELNENRPGDERDTTTPMALVQTLNTLILGDVLSLPSRDQLTAWLVNNQTGDKKLRAGLPRGWRVGDKTGSGANNASNDVAILWPGDRAPVLVSVYYTGSIAGGDQINALMAEIGSLAATV
- a CDS encoding pyridoxamine 5'-phosphate oxidase family protein gives rise to the protein MNQIRTETASPWHSGERALQARVGVAERMEAMGKRVIRDYMPDQHRDFYQHLPYLIVGAVDGEGWPWASVLDGPSGFIQSPDARRLDIHRRPDAEDPASAQFVPGAALGMLGIDLHTRRRNRINGHISEVTKDGFAIAVEHAFGNCPQYIQEREVLDVAPSPAASTGVTSMPAAERSSTLDASATAVIQNADTFFVASYVDLDGEPFHRSVDVSHRGGQAGFVRVDGEVLTIPDFAGNLHFNTLGNFQLNPRAGLLFIDFQTGDLLQLAGTVTLILDGPEIAAFQGAERLWQVRVEQVVRRPAALRSRWVFKGWSPNSLMTGDWQQTAARLQAETLRDQWRAFRVTRIEDESDGIRSFYFESADGIGLPAFKAGQHLPLRLSPEGRTPPVIRTYSLSSAPSDDFLRISVKRDGLASAYLHDQIKAGDVLEARAPQGGFVVDPQERRPLVLLGAGIGVTPMLSMLREVIYEGKRVRGGRATWFIQSARRLADLAFREEVDTLIARAGDQLTAIRVLSQPETTARRGEDYHLAGRIDLDLLKTLLPFNDFDFYVCGPAAFTQEIYDGLRGMHIRDERIHAETFGPSSLRRSGDSHAVAFEQPPAATEAVPVLFERSAKEARWQPGAGSLLELAERRGLSPEFSCRGGSCGTCKTRLISGQVHYPVPPADRPAPGHVLICCAVPASGPLVLDL
- a CDS encoding glutathione S-transferase family protein, which translates into the protein MTAIKLYHFPLSGHSHRAELMLSLLGLEPQIQFVDLAKGEQKTPGFLAVNAFGQVPVIDDNGVIVADSTAILVYLAKKYDASGRWLPNDPEGAAQVQRWLSAASGAIYLGPARARLITVFDAGFDPQDTIQRAHEALQVIDQHLNGREFLAADHATIADVAAYSYIAHAPEGNVSLDEYVNVQAWLSRIENLPGFVPMPRTAAGLVK
- a CDS encoding MFS transporter produces the protein MVSTALAASLSRRRIHYSWVILAVTFLTMLVMAGAVGAPGVFIRPLQAEFGWDTAEISSALAIRFALFGLVGPFAAAFMNHFGVRKVVLTALTLVASGMLLSLFMTRFWQLVVLWGVVVGFGTGLTAMVLGATVATRWFSSHRGLAMGLLSASSATGQLVFMPLLANLTEQFGWRTALTCICAAIVIAGFAVLALMRNRPADLQLPLYGDDDIQPVPESTQTFAQLLMTPLKVLREVSGTWTFWVLFMTFFICGASTNGLIQTHFISLCGDYGLAATTAAGMLAVMGIFDFFGTIGSGWLSDRFDNRWLLFWYYGFRGVSLVLLPFLDFTVFGLSVFALLYGLDWIATVPPTVKLTAQRFGVERANIVFGWVFAGHQLGAAFAAFGAGWTRTHFATYLPAFFISGLLCAIVALIALSIVPAVKAARVAAH
- a CDS encoding cyd operon YbgE family protein, with product MTAEAGSEPVRYSIGRAVSLLMAVPLSLVLLIHPASMLDANGHYSHSVLMLVMWGVAGGFVHGVGFEPRAMAWRVVFHLLPAWVLMALGYGMWLTARQWF
- the cydX gene encoding cytochrome bd-I oxidase subunit CydX; translated protein: MWYFAWILGVLLACSFGIINALWLEASDAAALERGRDR
- the cydB gene encoding cytochrome d ubiquinol oxidase subunit II, which encodes MFDYETLKMIWWVLVGVLLIGFALTDGFDLGAAVLMPFVGRSDNERRVVINTIAPHWDGNQVWLITAGGALFAAWPLVYAAAFSGLYWALLLVLFALFVRPVGFDYRSKLENTRWRQSWDWGLFIGGLVPSLVFGVAFGNLLLGVPFQFDDTLRSSYQGNFWQLLSPFGLLAGVVSLSMLGLHGGTWLMMRTEGAIAQRSRRAAQVLSLVFVLAFICAGVWLLVGGIQGLAITSAFDAGAALNPLSKTVTASNHGWLGNYQQHPLTVAAPLLGIFGGLLALLGASAGQGRTAFLGSSLAIVGALCTAGFALFPFVMPSSLDPASSLTVWDAVSSHKTLIIMLIAATIFVPLILCYTLWCYAKMWGKVTTAHIDHNPHGLY